One genomic region from Brachyhypopomus gauderio isolate BG-103 unplaced genomic scaffold, BGAUD_0.2 sc188, whole genome shotgun sequence encodes:
- the LOC143502069 gene encoding RAS guanyl-releasing protein 2-like: MEALSLESATVEELVEASILAFDDTGKLKDTSLVRMFLMMHPWYLPSTDLARMLLHKSQEERSTAEIRSRICHLVKFWISEFPAEFNLNPALAEQIRDLREQLNTEGNERESQLIDVESVPSYKWKRQVTQRVPSLSKKRKMSLLFDHLDSSELADHLTYLEYKSFCKILFQDYHSFVMHGCTVDNPILERFISLFNSVSRWIQLMVLTKPTPQQRAAVLTHFVCVAQKLLQLQNFNTLMAVVGGLSNSSISRLKDTQAHVSNDTHKTFNDLVELVTSCGNYSRYRRRFCECVGFRFPILGVHLKDLIAVHVALSDWSDPEKTRVNLAKTQQLYAILQELALVQSNPPKIDANTDLLNLLTVSLDQYHTEDEIYQLSLQREPRSSKSSNSSPSPSLSAKRPSMIDEWAASVKPKADPAIITKHIEKMVDSVFKNFDTDGDGHISREEFEIIRNNFPYLSKFGELDTNQDGRISREEMIDYFMNASSLLNCKMGFLHTFLETTYMRPTFCDHCTGFIWGIYKQGYKCKVCGVNCHKACRSRLVVECRKRTKSISHETPPLRQARSYSFPLPSNTPSNLQSTVITEEDTEAASEAMFDVHL; encoded by the exons ATGGAGGCGCTGTCATTGGAGTCGGCCACAGTGGAGGAACTGGTGGAGGCCTCCATCCTAGCATTTG ATGACACTGGGAAGCTGAAGGACACCTCTTTGGTGCGTATGTTTCTGATGATGCATCCCTGGTACCTGCCCTCTACGGACCTGGCCAGAATGCTCCTGCACAA GTCTCAGGAGGAGAGATCAACGGCTGAGATCAGGAGTCGAATCTGTCACCTGGTCAA ATTCTGGATCTCAGAGTTTCCTGCAGAGTTCAATCTCAATCCAGCTTTAGCTGAACAGATTAGAGATCTCAGGGAACAGCTCAACACAgaaggcaatgagagagagagccaaCTTATTGATGTagagagtgt GCCATCGTATAAGTGGAAACGGCAGGTAACTCAGCGAGTCCCATCCCTGTCGAAGAAGAGGAAGATGTCTCTGCTTTTTGATCATCTGGACTCCTCTGAACTCGCCGACCACCTAACCTACTTGGAGTACAAGTCCTTCTGCAAGAtcctg tTCCAGGACTACCACAGTTTTGTGATGCATGGCTGCACTGTGGACAACCCCATCCTGGAGCGCTTCATCTCCCTCTTCAACAGTGTGTCCCGCTGGATCCAGCTCATGGTGCTCACCAAGCCCACCCCCCAGCAGCGGGCCGCCGTCCTCACACACTTCGTCTGCGTGGCACAG aAACTTCTACAGCTACAGAACTTCAACACCCTGATGGCTGTGGTTGGGGGTCTTAGCAACAGCTCCATCTCTCGTCTCAAAGACACACAAGCCCACGTCAGCAACGACACCCACAAG ACCTTTAACGATCTGGTCGAGCTGGTCACGTCCTGTGGGAACTACAGTCGGTACCGCCGCCggttttgtgagtgtgtggggttcCGTTTCCCAATCCTGGGCGTGCACCTGAAAGATCTCATCGCCGTGCACGTGGCCCTTTCTGACTGGAGCGACCCGGAGAAAACCCGGGTCAACTTGGCCAAGACTCAGCAGCTCTACGCCATCCTGCAAGAGCTGGCACTGGTCCAGAGCAACCCGCCCAAAATAGACGCCAACACGGACCTCCTCAACCTGCTGACG GTTTCACTGGACCAGTATCACACAGAAGACGAGATCTACCAGCTCTCTCTACAGAGGGAGCCGAGAAGCTCCAAATCATCA AAttcaagcccctcccccagcctaTCTGCTAAACGACCGTCAATGATTGATGAGTGGGCGGCATCTGTGAAACCTAAAGCTGATCCAGCCATCATCACCAAACACATCGAGAAGATGGTTGAT TCAGTGTTTAAGAACTTTGACACCGATGGAGATGGTCATATTTCCCGTGAAGAATTTGAGATCATCAGGAATAACTTCCCCTATCTTAGCAAGTTTGGAGAGTTGGACACAAACCA gGACGGGAGGATCAGCAGGGAAGAGATGATCGACTACTTCATGAATGCCAGCTCTCTGCTGAACTGTAAGATGGGATTCTTACACACGTTTCTGGAGACCACCTACATGAGGCCCACCTTCTGTGATCACTGCACTGGGTTT ATATGGGGCATCTATAAGCAAGGATACAAGTGTAAAG tgtgtggtgtgaactGTCATAAGGCGTGTCGCTCACGTCTGGTGGTCGAGTGTCGCAAGAGGACGAAGAGCATCAGTCACGAGACTCCGCCCCTCCGACAGGCACGATCCTACAGCTTCCCACTACCGTCCAACACACCCTCCAACCTGCAGAGCACgg TCATAACAGAGGAGGACACGGAGGCTGCGAGTGAGGCCATGTTCGATGTTCACCTGTAA